In Vanacampus margaritifer isolate UIUO_Vmar chromosome 9, RoL_Vmar_1.0, whole genome shotgun sequence, the following proteins share a genomic window:
- the LOC144058305 gene encoding uncharacterized protein LOC144058305: MSVQYTIDIQLTELGFPDVLQPQESLSTSCEDSQSPCPSPALTTPDPPRGSQLVKGQPSKQPLGQQVRFSPGLRASPSQQLQPSQSGQEAGGGATPLQDDGNKPAATQRQPEESDSDDSEVSVVCQEDEDEDDDYEDEDNEPANSGDFICGVCRLRLSSDFKLQDHMNLHTGARPYCCAECGKRFSQIRNYRVHLRTHRPDKTVRPHCRICLMSFASHKSLEHHLSITHFENEFYECDLCKRVFTNLKACEHHVALHSSMPEVVCEKCGRHFTQAKSLKRHQKKACYRVFKCTDCADSFGNKDSLLKHSFSHLGLLPYTCVRCRCHFRLAKLYRQHKCEPGRIHCVACLREFSSQGDFLRHKKDTGCWGSRDVKGDEIRCLECGLSFSTSEELKKHAGAHQRVLKCAECGKGFRSALLLMSHMGGHAGNSPCLCQSCGLGFPHQHNYDSHLKTCGQSPQPAKPTTATKKHPSLKKPLETISTTNDPTNPAPTPPKPTHVQNNPASSPVTNSAVLQLAAGDNPASDGCWKLTLDKMPPPGSNLVLFVPTNAEGLTLPPGIAQVVPEVQNVAALPAPVLPPIQDADCEPMDLSKRASSPTPPPVVKSERVECEVTAEAARQDDVMDLSLSLPSANSF, translated from the exons ATGTCTGTTCAATACACAATTGATATCCAACTGACAGAGTTGGGCTTTCCCGACGTCCTCCAGCCACAGGAAAGCCTTTCAACATCATGTGAGGACTCACAGTCACCTTGCCCCTCTCCCGCTTTGACGACCCCTGACCCACCCAGGGGAAGCCAGCTGGTAAAAGGTCAGCCATCCAAGCAGCCCTTAGGCCAACAAGTCCGCTTCTCACCTGGCCTGCGAGCATCACCAAGTCAACAGCTACAACCATCACAAAGTGGACAGGAGGCTGGCGGTGGAGCGACCCCCCTGCAAGACGATGGGAACAAACCGGCGGCGACCCAACGGCAGCCGGAGGAGAGCGACTCGGATGACAGCGAAGTTTCAGTGGTCTGCcaggaagatgaagatgaagatgatgactATGAGGATGAAGACAACG AGCCGGCAAATTCTGGCGACTTCATCTGCGGCGTGTGCCGTCTGCGGTTGTCGTCTGACTTCAAGCTGCAGGACCACATGAACCTGCACACGGGGGCGCGGCCGTACTGCTGCGCCGAATGCGGCAAGCGCTTCTCGCAGATCCGCAACTACCGCGTGCACCTGCGCACGCACCGCCCCGACAAGACGGTCCGGCCGCACTGTCGCATCTGCCTCATGTCGTTCGCCTCGCACAAATCTCTGGAGCACCACCTGTCCATTACTCACTTCGAGAATGAGTTCTACGAGTGTGACCTGTGCAAGCGCGTGTTCACCAACCTGAAGGCCTGCGAGCATCACGTGGCGTTGCACAGCTCCATGCCGGAGGTTGTCTGCGAAAAATGCGGCCGGCATTTTACCCAGGCGAAATCCCTCAAGCGCCACCAAAAGAAGGCGTGCTACCGTGTCTTTAAATGCACCGACTGCGCCGACAGCTTCGGCAACAAGGActccctcctcaaacacagcttcTCGCACCTCGGCCTGTTGCCGTACACGTGCGTAAGGTGCCGCTGTCACTTCCGCCTAGCCAAGCTCTACCGCCAGCACAAGTGCGAACCCGGGCGCATTCACTGCGTGGCGTGTCTGAGAGAGTTTTCCAGCCAGGGGGACTTCCTGCGACACAAGAAAGACACCGGCTGCTGGGGCAGCCGTGACGTCAAAGGGGACGAGATCCGGTGCCTGGAGTGCGGCCTCAGCTTCAGCACCAGCGAGGAGCTAAAGAAACACGCCGGGGCCCACCAGAGGGTCCTCAAATGCGCGGAGTGCGGGAAGGGATTCCGCTCGGCCTTGTTGCTCATGTCCCACATGGGCGGCCATGCCGGCAACTCTCCTTGCCTCTGTCAGAGCTGCGGACTGGGCTTTCCTCATCAGCATAACTACGACAGCCACCTGAAGACGTGTGGACAATCGCCTCAGCCTGCCAAACCTACG ACTGCCACAAAGAAACATCCTTCATTAAAGAAGCCCCTTGAGACAATTTCCACCACAAACGATCCAACGAATCCAGCACCAACACCCCCAAAGCCGACACATGTGCAAAACAACCCTGCTTCTTCGCCTGTCACCAACTCTGCTGTTCTTCAGCTGGCGGCGGGGGACAATCCCGCCTCAGATGGCTGCTGGAAGCTCACCCTCGACAAAATGCCCCCACCCGGTTCTAATCTCGTCCTGTTTGTTCCGACCAACGCGGAGGGCCTGACACTTCCACCGGGGATTGCGCAGGTTGTGCCAGAAGTCCAAAATGTAGCGGCGCTTCCTGCTCCTGTGTTGCCTCCGATCCAAGATGCCGATTGTGAACCCATGGATTTATCCAAGAGGGCATCCAGTCCAACGCCTCCTCCTGTGGTTAAAAGTGAGCGGGTGGAGTGTGAGGTGACGGCAGAAGCGGCGAGACAAGATGATGTTATGGATCTCTCTCTGAGCCTCCCATCTGCTAACTCATTTTAG